One Sphingopyxis macrogoltabida genomic region harbors:
- a CDS encoding FkbM family methyltransferase, giving the protein MPYSQSAPSRIGAFFDYGVKKTLHKWLARGLSALPLPRPDDVVTSRYGVRMRANWQDRTFQYCRYATYGHVLSDYLAAQDAPFAFVDIGANQGLYSLLAAQNPHCAAALAFEPVAATCALLQDNIALNDAKARIRPVHAAVSLHSGIATIATNSTHSGIASLRDAGACTGPGTEDIRILGITGVDTLLPTDLPLIVKIDVEGHEETVVEALAASAHRDRLSAIFYEIDERWTDAAAIEARLRAIGFTRFDRFGIGRHYDVLGRR; this is encoded by the coding sequence ATGCCGTACAGCCAGTCGGCCCCCTCGCGCATCGGCGCCTTTTTCGACTATGGCGTGAAAAAGACGCTCCACAAATGGCTCGCGCGTGGCCTTTCGGCGCTGCCGCTGCCACGCCCCGACGACGTCGTGACGTCACGCTATGGCGTCCGCATGCGCGCCAACTGGCAGGATCGCACCTTTCAATATTGCCGTTATGCGACCTATGGCCATGTCCTTTCGGACTATCTCGCCGCGCAGGACGCACCTTTTGCCTTCGTCGACATCGGCGCCAATCAGGGTCTCTACAGCCTGCTGGCCGCGCAGAACCCGCATTGCGCGGCCGCGCTCGCGTTCGAGCCGGTCGCTGCAACCTGCGCGCTGCTTCAAGACAATATCGCCCTCAACGACGCGAAAGCGCGAATCAGGCCCGTCCACGCGGCGGTCTCGCTCCACTCGGGAATAGCGACGATCGCCACCAACAGCACGCACAGCGGCATCGCCAGCCTGCGCGATGCAGGTGCTTGCACCGGCCCCGGGACCGAAGATATTCGTATCCTCGGCATTACCGGGGTCGACACGCTGCTTCCCACCGATTTGCCGCTAATCGTCAAGATTGACGTCGAAGGGCATGAGGAAACGGTGGTCGAGGCGCTGGCAGCGTCGGCACATCGCGACCGCCTGAGCGCCATCTTCTATGAAATCGACGAGCGCTGGACCGATGCGGCGGCCATCGAGGCGCGGCTGCGAGCCATCGGCTTCACCCGCTTCGACCGCTTTGGCATCGGCCGCCATTACGACGTCCTCGGCCGGCGCTGA
- a CDS encoding CDP-glycerol glycerophosphotransferase family protein: MRIGFLFNHHGGHQVAHALPVAFELQRQNSEAEVSILVSAGCEAEVRRLAAVQAVRNAIPEIIRLRPPSALASAANKATGRAIPADIVSVLHRNLDRFRALDALVVPEKTSLLLKSLFGLKSLRLVHTRHGAGDRAIGFDKASGKFDLVLLSGEKIRDRLAQAELLKEDGHAIVGYPKFDLPPRSAGPRLFPKDRPTVVYNPHPSPALSSWYAMGPQILDWFVKDDRYNLIFAPHIMLFKKRLTASLSPFALGWNYGPRPDHYEHDHVLIDTGSAASLDMTYTDAADIYIGDASSQVYEFIRRPRPCIFLNPRRIAWQGNPDFAHWRAGTVVETMDELAAALAEVPRLSAAMHDRQEDMFRYSFDLQERPSSERAAEAILAYMARQ, translated from the coding sequence GTGCGCATCGGTTTCCTTTTCAACCATCATGGTGGCCATCAGGTCGCGCACGCGCTGCCCGTCGCCTTCGAGCTGCAACGACAGAACTCGGAGGCCGAGGTCAGCATCCTCGTATCCGCGGGCTGCGAGGCCGAAGTCCGGCGCCTTGCCGCGGTGCAGGCGGTCAGAAATGCCATTCCCGAAATCATCCGCCTTCGCCCGCCGTCGGCGCTCGCCAGCGCCGCCAACAAGGCGACCGGGCGCGCGATTCCCGCCGACATCGTCTCGGTGCTCCACCGCAATCTCGACCGCTTCCGCGCGCTCGACGCGCTCGTCGTTCCCGAAAAGACGTCGCTGCTGCTGAAATCGCTGTTCGGGCTCAAGTCGCTGCGCCTCGTCCACACGCGCCACGGCGCAGGCGACCGCGCGATCGGCTTCGACAAGGCGAGCGGCAAGTTCGACCTGGTCCTGCTGTCGGGCGAGAAGATCCGCGACCGGCTCGCACAGGCCGAACTGCTCAAGGAGGACGGCCACGCGATCGTCGGCTATCCGAAATTCGACCTGCCGCCGCGCTCCGCCGGCCCGCGCCTGTTCCCCAAGGACCGCCCGACGGTGGTCTATAACCCGCACCCCTCGCCGGCGCTTTCCTCCTGGTATGCCATGGGCCCGCAAATCCTCGACTGGTTTGTCAAGGATGACCGCTACAATCTTATTTTCGCGCCGCATATCATGCTGTTCAAGAAACGGCTGACCGCCTCGCTGTCACCCTTTGCGCTCGGCTGGAACTATGGCCCGCGTCCGGACCATTACGAGCATGACCATGTGCTGATCGACACCGGCAGCGCCGCCAGCCTCGACATGACCTATACCGACGCCGCCGACATCTATATCGGCGATGCGAGCAGCCAGGTTTACGAGTTCATTCGCCGGCCGCGACCCTGCATCTTCCTCAATCCGCGCCGCATTGCTTGGCAGGGAAATCCCGACTTCGCGCACTGGCGCGCGGGCACGGTGGTCGAAACGATGGACGAACTCGCCGCCGCGCTCGCCGAGGTGCCGCGGCTGTCGGCAGCGATGCACGACCGGCAGGAGGATATGTTCCGCTACAGCTTCGACCTCCAGGAACGCCCGTCCTCCGAACGCGCCGCCGAGGCGATCCTTGCCTATATGGCGCGCCAGTGA
- a CDS encoding HAD family hydrolase — MAQLQRKRVVAQAALPQRALLSVFDLDRTLSILPTYTPFLFFAARMRAPWRLLLVPLLLPVALLYALKLVPRRTMKQSMHWIALGGALPERDAARIADRFARHLVERGLYAEGLALIEAERRAGRRVVLATAAPHFYTAALARRLGIADVIASTSSWQDGCLVPAIDGANCYGADKRQRLEAFMESAGIARDAAHIRFWSDHVSDLPLFELCDEPCAVNPSPKLRAVAAERGWPILDWGKG, encoded by the coding sequence GTGGCACAGCTACAAAGAAAGCGCGTCGTCGCGCAGGCGGCGCTGCCGCAACGCGCGCTGCTGTCGGTGTTCGACCTCGACCGGACGCTGTCGATCCTGCCGACCTATACGCCGTTCCTGTTCTTCGCCGCCCGCATGCGCGCACCCTGGCGCCTGCTACTCGTGCCGCTGCTGCTCCCCGTCGCGCTTCTCTATGCGCTGAAGCTCGTCCCGCGCCGGACGATGAAGCAGTCGATGCACTGGATCGCGCTCGGCGGCGCCCTGCCCGAACGCGACGCGGCGCGGATCGCCGACCGCTTTGCCCGCCATCTGGTCGAGCGCGGCCTTTATGCCGAAGGCTTGGCGCTGATCGAGGCCGAGCGTCGGGCCGGACGCCGCGTCGTCCTCGCGACCGCTGCGCCGCATTTCTACACCGCCGCGCTCGCGCGCCGGCTCGGCATCGCCGACGTCATCGCGAGCACGTCGAGCTGGCAGGACGGCTGCCTCGTCCCCGCGATCGACGGTGCCAATTGTTACGGCGCCGACAAGCGGCAGCGGCTCGAGGCATTCATGGAGAGCGCCGGGATCGCGCGCGACGCGGCACATATCCGTTTCTGGTCCGATCATGTCTCCGACCTGCCGCTCTTCGAACTGTGCGACGAGCCGTGCGCGGTCAATCCGTCGCCGAAGCTGCGCGCCGTTGCCGCCGAACGCGGCTGGCCGATCCTCGACTGGGGGAAAGGCTGA
- a CDS encoding response regulator transcription factor, producing MHILVIEDDARVAEHIGKGLKAAGHLVDSEGDGRAGLLRAAAETYDLIVVDRMLPHVDGLTIVQTIRATGDTTPVLILSALAEVDERVAGLRAGGDDYLTKPFAMSELLARIDVLSRRGPAIVAETKLVIGDLEIDLLGQAVRRGGKPVDLTSREFRILAYLARNEGRVVTRSMLLEHVWDYHFDPQTNIIDQHVSRLRQKVDRGFERPLIHTVRGTGYIMRAAP from the coding sequence ATGCATATATTGGTGATCGAGGATGACGCGCGCGTCGCCGAACATATCGGCAAGGGTCTAAAGGCGGCCGGCCATCTCGTCGACAGCGAGGGCGACGGGCGGGCGGGGCTGCTGCGCGCGGCGGCCGAAACCTATGACCTGATCGTCGTCGACCGCATGCTGCCGCATGTCGACGGGCTGACGATCGTCCAGACGATCCGCGCCACCGGCGATACGACACCGGTGCTGATCCTGAGCGCGCTCGCCGAGGTCGACGAGCGCGTCGCTGGCCTGCGTGCCGGCGGCGACGATTATCTGACCAAGCCCTTCGCCATGTCCGAACTGCTCGCGCGCATCGACGTGCTGAGCCGTCGTGGCCCCGCAATCGTCGCCGAGACGAAACTGGTCATCGGCGACCTCGAGATCGACCTGCTCGGGCAGGCGGTACGGCGCGGCGGCAAACCGGTCGACCTGACGTCGCGCGAATTTCGCATCCTCGCCTATCTGGCGCGCAACGAGGGGCGCGTCGTCACCCGCTCGATGCTGCTCGAACATGTTTGGGATTATCATTTCGACCCACAGACCAACATCATCGACCAGCACGTCAGCCGGTTGCGGCAAAAGGTCGATCGTGGATTCGAGCGCCCGCTGATCCATACGGTGCGCGGCACCGGCTACATCATGCGGGCCGCACCATGA
- a CDS encoding HAMP domain-containing sensor histidine kinase, with amino-acid sequence MTPRRPSRVWRSLTLRLGLIYVALFLTSTALMFAAAYWIGVYQPLLQETGSVRAEAGSLAAVDRAGGRDALLRALHARRASGPRRAFDALIAPDGKILMANLPSWPDEPVEGWALLEADAYRGGQERDYEALVVEQRLDDGARLIVGRDVEDIDDRDELFTIGSAWLIVIAAFLAIAGSLAMSAAVGRRIDMVTRTARRVMAGSLTERIPLRGTGDDFDELSETLNLMLGRIEESVESVRRVSDNVAHELRTPLARLHADLDELRTAGSDEERQRLAGQALTEAGRLQAIFDALLRIARIESGRHLAGVKPVDLTTLLTDAVEFHLPDAEERGQRIESSIAPGLAMAADRNLLFQAVSNLLDNASKYGGTGGTIRVRAEKRDGMVRIEIGDTGPGIAPEYRERVKERFFHVPDTAAQPGTGLGLALVAAIVALHKGTMEIGDAAPGTKVVLSF; translated from the coding sequence ATGACCCCGCGGCGGCCCAGCCGCGTCTGGCGCAGCCTGACTTTGCGGCTGGGGCTGATCTACGTCGCCTTGTTCCTGACTTCCACCGCGCTGATGTTTGCGGCGGCCTACTGGATCGGCGTGTATCAGCCGCTGCTTCAGGAAACGGGCTCGGTGCGCGCCGAGGCGGGCAGTCTTGCCGCCGTTGACCGGGCGGGCGGGCGCGATGCGCTGCTGCGCGCGCTCCATGCCCGGCGTGCGTCGGGACCGCGGCGGGCGTTCGACGCGCTGATCGCGCCCGACGGCAAGATATTGATGGCCAATTTGCCGAGCTGGCCCGACGAACCGGTCGAGGGCTGGGCGCTGCTCGAAGCCGATGCCTATCGGGGCGGGCAGGAGCGGGATTATGAAGCGTTGGTGGTCGAACAGCGGCTCGACGACGGTGCACGGCTGATCGTCGGGCGCGACGTCGAGGATATCGACGACCGCGACGAGCTGTTCACGATCGGATCGGCGTGGCTGATCGTCATCGCCGCTTTCCTCGCGATCGCCGGCAGCCTCGCGATGAGCGCCGCGGTCGGGCGGCGCATCGATATGGTGACGCGTACCGCGCGGCGCGTGATGGCGGGCAGCCTGACCGAACGCATCCCGCTGCGCGGCACCGGCGACGATTTCGACGAATTGTCCGAAACGCTCAACCTGATGCTCGGGCGGATCGAGGAATCGGTGGAGTCGGTGCGCCGCGTGTCGGACAATGTTGCGCATGAATTGCGGACGCCCTTGGCGCGGCTCCACGCCGATCTCGACGAACTGCGTACGGCGGGCAGCGATGAGGAAAGGCAGCGGCTGGCAGGACAGGCGCTGACCGAAGCCGGGCGGCTGCAGGCGATCTTCGACGCCCTGCTGCGCATCGCGCGGATCGAGAGCGGGCGGCATCTTGCGGGGGTGAAGCCGGTCGACCTGACGACGTTGCTGACCGACGCGGTCGAATTTCACTTGCCCGATGCAGAAGAGCGCGGCCAGCGAATCGAAAGCAGTATCGCGCCGGGGCTGGCGATGGCGGCCGACCGCAACCTCCTGTTCCAGGCGGTGTCGAACCTGCTCGACAATGCGAGCAAATATGGCGGCACCGGCGGGACGATCAGGGTGCGAGCCGAGAAGCGCGACGGCATGGTGCGGATCGAAATCGGCGACACCGGGCCCGGCATCGCGCCCGAATATCGCGAGCGGGTGAAAGAACGCTTTTTCCATGTGCCCGACACGGCGGCGCAACCGGGAACCGGGCTGGGCCTCGCGCTCGTCGCGGCGATCGTCGCGCTGCACAAGGGCACGATGGAGATCGGCGACGCCGCACCGGGGACGAAGGTGGTGCTGAGTTTCTGA
- a CDS encoding prolyl oligopeptidase family serine peptidase — MIRAALAGLALCCSFSAIAAAQDDEEEAPKVAAPEPADSYRWLEDIEGRKSLDWVRKQNEATDTLIRSRPGFEADRQRARAILDDDRQIAMPGEVMGDTITNFWRDAANPRGLWRQSPLDAYLAGKPVWTTLIDVDALGKAEKQSWVWHGADCLAPAYTRCLVSLSPGGTDADIVREWDRTTGKFVKDGFSLPLAKSSVTWEDADNLLVATDFGDGSMTTSGYPRIVKRWQRGTPLSAAQTVVEGDVADVGMTVGAEMDGDKRWPIISRAKSFYTTEFYIPKPYEGGEYIDTIIPETAELRAVIDGQAIIFLNDKEFDYPAGSLLALPLDEMSRGDQVPFIPVMQPTASQAIEDVAAGDDVLWVKALDDVEGKLFALRRDQPYGRWSQKEVPLADKATVQITGTVGKRNLALATAETMLQPPTLYAVGETGAPQTIQSLPAQFDAAGMAVEKRFATSKDGTKIPYFLVRKKGSEGAPVPALIHAYGGFKAAQTPGYLTGQPYRAGPLGLFWVEDGNAYVLANIRGGGEYGPLWHQAALYEKRQNSFDDLHAVAEDLVATGVSTKGKIAISGRSNGGVLVGAAMEQRPDLYGAVISGSPLKDMRRFNKLLAGASWMDEYGDPDDAADWAFISKYSPYQNIRKGMKYPPIFLYLSTKDDRVHPGHARKFAAQLMEYGNPVYYHEYTEGGHSVGADHAEDAVRAAMLHGFLLKELVEKE, encoded by the coding sequence ATGATCCGCGCCGCGCTTGCCGGGCTGGCCCTTTGCTGTTCGTTTTCGGCAATCGCCGCCGCGCAGGACGACGAGGAAGAGGCACCGAAGGTCGCCGCGCCCGAGCCCGCCGATTCCTATCGCTGGCTCGAGGATATCGAGGGTAGGAAATCGCTCGACTGGGTGCGCAAACAGAATGAGGCGACCGACACGCTGATCCGGTCGCGCCCTGGCTTCGAGGCCGATCGTCAGCGCGCCCGCGCCATTCTCGACGACGACCGGCAGATCGCAATGCCCGGCGAGGTGATGGGCGACACGATCACCAATTTCTGGCGCGATGCCGCCAATCCGCGCGGGCTGTGGCGGCAAAGCCCGCTCGACGCCTATCTCGCCGGCAAGCCGGTATGGACGACGCTGATCGATGTCGATGCGCTCGGCAAGGCCGAGAAGCAGAGCTGGGTCTGGCACGGCGCCGACTGTCTCGCCCCTGCCTATACACGCTGCCTCGTCTCGCTGAGCCCCGGCGGCACCGACGCCGATATCGTTCGCGAATGGGATCGCACGACGGGCAAATTCGTCAAGGACGGCTTCAGCCTGCCGCTCGCCAAGAGCAGCGTGACGTGGGAAGACGCCGACAATCTGCTCGTCGCGACCGATTTCGGCGACGGCAGCATGACCACTTCGGGCTATCCGCGGATCGTCAAGCGCTGGCAGCGCGGTACGCCGCTTTCCGCGGCGCAAACGGTGGTCGAAGGAGACGTCGCCGATGTCGGGATGACCGTGGGCGCGGAGATGGACGGCGACAAGCGCTGGCCGATCATCAGCCGGGCGAAAAGCTTTTACACGACTGAATTTTATATCCCCAAGCCCTATGAGGGCGGCGAATATATCGACACGATCATCCCCGAAACCGCGGAGCTGCGCGCGGTGATCGACGGACAGGCGATCATCTTCCTCAACGACAAGGAATTCGACTATCCGGCGGGCTCACTCCTCGCGCTGCCGCTCGACGAGATGTCGCGCGGCGACCAGGTGCCTTTCATCCCCGTCATGCAACCGACCGCGTCGCAGGCAATCGAGGATGTCGCGGCGGGCGATGATGTGCTGTGGGTGAAAGCGCTCGACGACGTCGAGGGCAAGCTTTTCGCGCTGCGCCGCGACCAGCCCTATGGCCGCTGGAGCCAGAAGGAAGTGCCGCTCGCTGACAAGGCGACGGTGCAGATCACGGGCACCGTCGGCAAACGCAACCTCGCCCTCGCCACCGCCGAGACGATGCTCCAGCCGCCGACACTCTATGCCGTCGGCGAAACCGGCGCGCCGCAAACCATCCAGAGCCTGCCCGCCCAGTTCGACGCCGCCGGAATGGCAGTCGAAAAGCGCTTCGCGACGTCGAAGGACGGCACCAAAATCCCCTATTTCCTCGTCCGCAAAAAGGGCAGCGAAGGCGCCCCCGTCCCGGCGCTGATCCACGCCTATGGCGGCTTCAAGGCCGCGCAGACCCCCGGTTATCTGACCGGCCAGCCCTATCGCGCCGGCCCGCTCGGGCTGTTCTGGGTCGAGGACGGCAACGCCTATGTCCTCGCCAACATCCGTGGCGGCGGCGAATATGGTCCGCTGTGGCATCAGGCGGCGCTCTACGAGAAGCGCCAGAACAGCTTCGACGACCTGCACGCAGTCGCCGAGGATCTCGTCGCAACCGGGGTGAGCACGAAGGGCAAGATCGCGATATCGGGCCGCTCGAACGGCGGCGTCCTCGTCGGCGCGGCGATGGAGCAGCGTCCCGACCTGTATGGCGCGGTGATTTCGGGATCGCCGCTGAAAGACATGCGCCGCTTCAACAAGCTGCTCGCCGGGGCGTCATGGATGGACGAATATGGCGATCCCGACGATGCCGCCGACTGGGCGTTCATCTCCAAATATTCGCCGTACCAGAATATCCGCAAGGGCATGAAATATCCGCCGATCTTCCTCTATCTCTCAACCAAGGACGACCGCGTCCACCCCGGCCATGCGCGCAAATTTGCCGCGCAACTCATGGAATATGGCAACCCGGTCTATTACCACGAATATACCGAGGGCGGCCATTCGGTCGGCGCCGATCACGCCGAGGACGCTGTGCGCGCGGCGATGCTGCACGGATTTTTGTTGAAGGAACTGGTGGAGAAGGAATAG